A stretch of Paludisphaera borealis DNA encodes these proteins:
- a CDS encoding MMPL family transporter, with amino-acid sequence MFPFLARLVQRRSWVVLIFWLVATSLLFLYAPRWEEVTKDDDVRFFPRDYPSVVGQELLERGFPRDAASSQLVFVFERLSGPLTPADLAAVEQHAAEFYKFSESNPSLGVKKLDTHRTPVIGPRLIGSAHDGPGQAVLTIASLNGTYLSRKTRIAVDQILGYLAEHAALPDGLHRSVTGSAVVGHDMNTAANESIHNTTLTTIILVVVILLVVYRSPLLAMVPLVTIAFSVVVSMKAIAGLTKIPWLSFQVINITQVFVVVVLFGAGTDYCLFLIARYREELARGRSRKDALNEAIVQVGGALAASAGTVIVGLGMLYFSSFAKIRYTGPAIALSLSIALLAALTLAPVLLSWLGGAIFWPFRPPHHTPGADREVESLEQVPMTGFWIWVANLVVRHPAPILVVSIAVLAPLAYVGARTTSNYSQLADLDPDRPSVVGASVIRRYFAVGELSPTVALVENPKVDFRTPEGREKVAEVTRRLLAVPGVAEVRSLTQPLGTPPIPDDKKSIIQLMAERAMRGAVDGRYVSTKAPDEKDLNHITRFDVVFKSDPFSKPSLQSLDLLDQTLTAASRPGEPLYGAVGIGTAGSTSALNDLMRVTTSDQRRMYLLVTFGVYVILVGLLRRPGVCLYLILTVVLGYLASLGVTELVFRGMHHSTEPWGGLDWTVGFFLFVILVAVGEDYNILLMARVIEEEKKYGVIEGTRRAVAHTGGIISSCGLIMAGTFGSMLTGTLTSLRELGFSLGLGILLDTFLVRPILVPAFVVLMDRIWNGDAPGRLKPAASQRIAEPIEEALVEAPASKNLTADAVDSCLGQFYED; translated from the coding sequence CTGCTCGAACGCGGCTTCCCTCGCGACGCGGCGAGCTCGCAGCTCGTCTTCGTCTTCGAGCGTCTGTCGGGTCCGCTCACCCCGGCCGACCTCGCGGCCGTCGAGCAGCACGCGGCGGAATTCTACAAGTTCAGCGAGTCGAACCCAAGCCTCGGGGTCAAGAAGCTCGACACCCACCGGACGCCGGTCATCGGCCCTCGGCTGATCGGCTCGGCGCACGACGGCCCCGGTCAGGCCGTGCTCACGATCGCCTCGCTCAACGGCACCTACCTTTCGCGAAAGACCCGGATCGCCGTCGACCAGATCCTCGGCTACCTGGCCGAGCACGCCGCGCTGCCCGACGGCCTCCATCGGTCGGTCACCGGCTCGGCGGTGGTCGGCCACGACATGAACACAGCGGCCAATGAGAGCATCCACAACACGACGCTGACGACGATCATCCTGGTTGTGGTGATCCTGCTGGTCGTCTACCGATCGCCGTTGCTGGCGATGGTGCCTCTCGTGACGATCGCCTTCTCGGTCGTCGTCTCGATGAAGGCGATCGCCGGACTGACGAAGATCCCCTGGCTGTCATTTCAAGTGATCAACATCACCCAGGTTTTCGTCGTGGTCGTGCTGTTCGGTGCCGGCACCGACTACTGCCTGTTCCTGATCGCCCGTTACCGTGAAGAGCTGGCTCGCGGCCGTTCGCGCAAGGATGCTCTGAATGAGGCGATCGTCCAGGTCGGCGGCGCCCTGGCGGCGAGCGCCGGGACGGTCATCGTGGGACTGGGGATGCTCTACTTTTCGAGCTTCGCCAAGATCCGCTACACCGGGCCGGCGATCGCCTTGAGTCTGTCGATCGCCCTACTCGCGGCCCTGACGCTGGCTCCGGTGCTGCTTTCTTGGCTGGGAGGTGCGATCTTCTGGCCGTTCCGCCCGCCACACCACACTCCCGGCGCCGACCGCGAGGTCGAAAGCCTTGAGCAGGTGCCGATGACGGGCTTCTGGATCTGGGTCGCGAACCTGGTCGTCCGCCATCCCGCGCCGATCCTTGTAGTAAGCATCGCGGTGCTCGCCCCGCTGGCCTACGTGGGGGCCCGAACGACCTCGAACTACAGCCAGCTCGCCGACCTCGACCCCGACCGGCCGAGCGTCGTGGGGGCGAGCGTGATTCGCCGTTACTTCGCCGTCGGCGAGCTGAGCCCAACCGTCGCCCTCGTCGAGAACCCCAAGGTCGACTTCCGGACGCCCGAAGGTCGTGAGAAGGTCGCCGAGGTCACCCGCCGACTACTGGCGGTTCCTGGCGTGGCCGAGGTCCGCTCGCTGACCCAGCCGCTGGGGACGCCCCCGATCCCCGACGACAAGAAGTCGATCATCCAGCTCATGGCCGAGCGCGCCATGCGGGGGGCGGTCGACGGCCGGTACGTCAGCACCAAGGCGCCCGACGAGAAGGACCTGAACCACATCACCCGGTTCGACGTCGTCTTCAAGTCCGACCCGTTCTCGAAGCCGAGCCTCCAGTCGCTCGACCTCCTCGATCAGACTCTGACCGCCGCGAGCCGGCCGGGAGAGCCGCTGTACGGCGCGGTGGGGATCGGCACGGCGGGGTCGACCTCGGCCCTGAACGACCTGATGCGAGTGACCACCAGCGACCAGCGACGGATGTACTTGCTGGTCACGTTCGGGGTCTACGTGATCCTGGTCGGTCTGCTGCGCAGGCCGGGAGTCTGCCTCTACCTGATCCTCACGGTCGTGCTCGGGTATCTCGCCTCGCTGGGCGTTACCGAGCTGGTCTTCCGCGGCATGCACCACAGCACCGAGCCCTGGGGAGGACTCGACTGGACGGTGGGCTTCTTCCTGTTCGTGATCCTGGTGGCGGTCGGCGAGGACTACAACATCCTCCTGATGGCCCGCGTGATTGAGGAGGAGAAGAAGTACGGCGTGATCGAGGGAACCCGGCGGGCGGTCGCCCACACCGGGGGCATCATCAGCTCGTGCGGCCTGATCATGGCCGGCACGTTCGGGTCGATGCTCACCGGCACCCTGACCTCGCTCCGCGAGTTGGGCTTCTCGCTCGGGCTCGGCATCCTCCTCGACACGTTCCTGGTGCGGCCGATCCTCGTGCCCGCCTTCGTCGTCCTGATGGACCGGATCTGGAACGGCGACGCCCCCGGCCGCCTGAAGCCGGCCGCGAGTCAGCGGATCGCCGAGCCGATCGAGGAAGCTCTCGTCGAGGCCCCGGCCTCCAAGAACCTCACCGCCGACGCCGTCGATTCCTGCCTCGGCCAGTTCTACGAGGACTGA